One genomic segment of Chitinophaga parva includes these proteins:
- a CDS encoding polysaccharide deacetylase family protein, with protein MTNATSGQDRRRFLRNLSLAGTALGLPWKGGSPLSGPAAIPSLSQPATHAAGGGCWPDGIRMPISISMQFEAGGEPETGADSPFPPTLQKGYVDLPAKTWFQYGYREGIPRLLELWDAFGVKVTSHMIGQAVLNNPSLAKEIVQRGHEAAAHGMSWTSQYNLDYAAEKAFIKAGADAILEVTGQQPLGYNANWLRRGEHTVKILQELGFLYHIDDLSRDEPFIIPVNGRDFAVVPYTLRNNDIQQVEGRYFSTADFRQQLKDEFDQLYAESAQRRRMMSVSTHDRIGGTPAMVQVLREFLAYAAKHPGVTFMRKDAIARFALADAHTIREQVYR; from the coding sequence ATGACAAATGCAACATCCGGGCAGGACCGCCGCCGTTTTCTGCGCAACCTTTCCCTTGCCGGTACTGCCCTGGGGCTTCCGTGGAAAGGTGGTAGTCCCTTATCTGGGCCCGCGGCCATTCCCTCCCTGTCCCAGCCAGCCACCCATGCCGCAGGCGGTGGGTGCTGGCCGGACGGTATCCGCATGCCCATTTCCATTTCCATGCAGTTTGAAGCCGGTGGAGAACCGGAAACCGGTGCGGACAGCCCCTTTCCGCCCACCTTGCAAAAAGGTTACGTGGACCTGCCGGCAAAAACCTGGTTCCAGTATGGCTACCGCGAAGGCATTCCCCGCCTGCTGGAGCTCTGGGATGCGTTTGGGGTAAAAGTGACCTCCCATATGATAGGGCAGGCTGTCCTTAATAACCCGTCGCTGGCCAAAGAGATTGTACAACGGGGCCACGAAGCCGCTGCCCACGGGATGAGCTGGACCTCCCAGTATAACCTGGACTATGCGGCAGAAAAGGCTTTCATCAAAGCCGGCGCAGACGCCATCCTGGAGGTGACCGGCCAGCAGCCCCTGGGCTATAATGCCAACTGGCTGCGCCGCGGGGAACATACCGTGAAAATACTGCAGGAGCTGGGCTTCCTGTATCATATTGATGACCTGAGCCGGGATGAGCCTTTCATTATCCCTGTGAATGGGAGAGACTTTGCGGTGGTACCTTACACGCTGCGCAATAACGATATACAGCAGGTAGAAGGGCGTTACTTTTCTACCGCTGATTTCCGCCAGCAGCTCAAGGATGAATTTGACCAGCTGTATGCGGAGTCTGCACAGCGCCGCCGCATGATGTCCGTGAGCACGCATGACCGTATAGGAGGTACCCCTGCTATGGTGCAGGTACTGCGGGAGTTCCTGGCTTATGCGGCCAAACATCCCGGCGTTACCTTTATGCGGAAAGATGCCATTGCCCGTTTTGCCCTGGCCGATGCCCATACCATCCGCGAGCAGGTGTACCGCTAG
- a CDS encoding HAMP domain-containing protein, producing the protein MSTRKRTNKAADHIGLETNTVAGPLSLPAVPATDPSFEPDFLDQRTLLRVLSEVKNGNFGVRMPIDQVGLSGKICDTLNEIITLNENLMLELTTARNIIGKQGKLNHRVELPRQARGAWSNGADSINSLISDLVHPTIEIAHVISSVAKGNLSQEMPLKIGEHVLEGEFARIATEVNDMVKQLNLFSMEVTRVAREVGSEGKLGGQATVKGVGGVWKDLTDSVNQMAGNLTAQVRNIAEVTTAVAKGDLSKKITVDVQGEILELKNTINTMVDQLNSFSSEVTRVAREVGTEGKLGGQAEVKGVAGTWKDLTDSVNQMASNLTGQVRNIAEVTTAVARGDLSRKITVDVKGEILELKNTINTMVDQLNSFSAEVTRVAREVGSEGKLGGQATVKGVGGVWKDLTDSVNQMASNLTAQVRNIAEVTTAVARGDLSRKITVDVKGEISELKNTINTMVDQLNSFASEVTRVALEVGTEGKLGGQAKVQGVGGTWKDLTDSVNQMASNLTAQVRNIAEVTTAVALGDLSKKITVNVEGEILELKKTINTMVDQLNSFASEVTRVALEVGTEGKLGGQAKVQGVGGTWKDLTDSVNQMASNLTAQVRNIAEVTTAVAKGDLSRKITVDVKGEISELKNTINTMVDQLNAFGSEVTRVAREVGSEGKLGGQASVPGVEGLWKDLTDSVNKMASNLTSQVRNIAEVTTAVANGDLSRKIEVDVKGEILELKNTINTMVEQLRAFASEVTRVAREVGTDGKLGGQAFVPGVGGTWKDLTDSVNQMASNLTAQVRNIAEVAIAVANGDMSKKITVDTRGEILQLKETLNTMVDQLRAFASEVTRVAREVGTDGKLGGQAFVPGVAGTWKDLTDSVNQMTGNLTSQVRNIAEVTKAVASGDLSKKVTIDVKGEIFDLKNTINTMVDQLNSFAYEVTRVAREVGTEGKLGGQAEVQGVAGTWKDLTDSVNMMASNLTNQVRGIAKVVTAVATGNLKQKLSIVSRGEVAQLTETINEMIDTLALFADQVTTVAREVGVEGRLGGQASVPGASGIWKNLTENVNQLAENLTTQVRAISEVASAVTKGDLTQMIRVDAKGEVEELKDTINQMIANLKATTLVNQEQDWLKSNLAKFTQMLQGQKDLNTVTRRILSELAQVVNAQMGMVYILEQDENQQNKKLKLFSAYAFNGDLNINREYELGQGLVGQCAVDKEKILLTNVPRDYVRISSGIGDASPMNLIILPVLFEKEIKAVIELASFEPFSEIHSDFLSQLTESIGIVLNTLEANSRTEGLLAQSQSLTEELRRTNEELQDKAHLLVKQKEEVEHKNKEVEEARLAIEEKAEQLQLTSKYKSEFLANMSHELRTPLNSLLILAQQLFENREGNLTEKQVRYAKTIHSCGDDLIQLINDILDLSKIESGYISTDFISVRFHEITSFVETTFKHISENKNLRFSIDLDERLPVSLETDIQRLNQILKNLLSNAFKFTEKGGVRLRIYEAQHNWKSGSHTLDAAARVVAFEIKDTGIGISRDKQNIIFEAFQQAEGSTSRKYGGTGLGLSISRGLADLLGGSIELESEPGVGSTFTLFLPLDYNPGILKTEKVKAAPAAKTSLTASEYRLAESDELAIQSVPTVKVNDAKDLEGLNEIINETGDDRNNIMSHDKVVLIVEDDLRFAKIMIEAAHEHGLKVVVATAFGDVFELTNKYSPIAVTLDVKLPDASGWRILDLFKNDINFRHIPVHLISGEENRALAMQRGARSFHQKPLKNEALDVLFSDIVSFFERKTKRLLIVEDNELDSSQILRMLDNGDRIEITLANNGREGLDHLRSQDFDCINVDYMLPDIGGMDFITEINSIKKMQMTPLLVYSAKEFSPREKTLLKQYANKVLLKDVNSLDRLLEETIMHLHIDHKDLLPEKQKVIENLRSQEDVLTGKNILVVDDDVRNLFALTTAFERYQINTITAESGQEAINILNENKHVDMVLMDIMMPEMDGYETTQKIRREHKNAHLPIIAVTAKAMKGDREKCIEAGASDYITKPVKIDQLLSLMRVWLYK; encoded by the coding sequence ATGAGCACCCGAAAAAGGACCAACAAGGCCGCTGACCATATCGGCCTGGAAACCAATACGGTAGCGGGACCCCTTTCCCTGCCCGCTGTCCCTGCAACAGACCCATCCTTTGAACCTGACTTCCTGGACCAGCGCACATTACTGCGCGTGCTCAGTGAAGTGAAAAACGGCAACTTCGGCGTGCGCATGCCCATAGACCAGGTAGGCCTTTCCGGTAAGATCTGTGATACGCTTAACGAGATCATCACCCTCAATGAGAACCTGATGCTGGAGCTCACCACGGCCCGCAACATCATTGGGAAGCAGGGAAAGCTGAACCACCGCGTAGAGCTGCCCCGCCAGGCCCGCGGCGCCTGGAGCAACGGTGCAGATTCCATCAACAGCCTTATTTCCGACCTGGTGCATCCCACCATTGAAATAGCCCACGTGATCAGCTCCGTGGCCAAAGGAAACCTCTCCCAGGAAATGCCCCTGAAAATAGGGGAGCACGTGCTGGAAGGGGAGTTTGCGCGCATTGCCACGGAAGTGAATGACATGGTGAAACAGCTGAACCTCTTTTCCATGGAAGTGACACGCGTGGCGCGCGAAGTGGGCTCTGAAGGGAAGCTGGGCGGCCAGGCTACGGTAAAGGGCGTAGGCGGTGTGTGGAAAGACCTGACAGACTCTGTAAACCAGATGGCGGGCAACCTCACCGCCCAGGTGCGCAACATTGCAGAAGTGACCACCGCCGTGGCCAAAGGCGACCTTTCCAAGAAAATTACGGTAGATGTACAGGGTGAGATCCTGGAACTGAAAAATACCATCAATACCATGGTGGACCAGCTGAACTCTTTCTCCTCCGAAGTAACGCGCGTGGCGCGTGAAGTAGGTACGGAAGGGAAGCTGGGTGGCCAGGCCGAAGTAAAAGGCGTGGCCGGCACCTGGAAAGACCTCACGGACTCTGTAAACCAGATGGCCTCCAACCTGACCGGCCAGGTACGCAATATTGCAGAAGTGACCACTGCCGTGGCCCGCGGCGACCTCTCCCGCAAGATCACGGTGGACGTAAAAGGGGAGATCCTGGAATTGAAGAACACCATCAACACCATGGTGGACCAGCTGAACTCCTTCTCCGCGGAAGTAACGCGCGTGGCGCGTGAAGTAGGCTCTGAAGGGAAGCTGGGCGGCCAGGCCACGGTAAAAGGCGTGGGCGGTGTGTGGAAAGATTTGACAGACTCTGTGAACCAGATGGCCAGCAACCTCACGGCACAGGTGCGTAATATTGCAGAGGTGACCACCGCCGTGGCGCGCGGTGACCTCTCGCGCAAGATCACGGTGGATGTAAAAGGCGAGATCTCCGAATTGAAAAACACCATCAACACGATGGTGGACCAGCTGAACTCTTTTGCATCGGAAGTAACGCGCGTGGCGCTGGAAGTAGGTACGGAAGGAAAGCTGGGCGGCCAGGCCAAGGTGCAGGGCGTAGGCGGTACCTGGAAAGACCTCACGGACTCGGTAAACCAGATGGCCAGCAACCTTACAGCGCAGGTACGCAACATTGCGGAAGTGACCACCGCTGTAGCCCTGGGCGACCTTTCCAAGAAGATCACGGTGAACGTGGAAGGGGAGATCCTGGAACTGAAGAAAACCATCAACACGATGGTGGACCAGCTGAACTCTTTTGCATCGGAAGTAACGCGTGTGGCGCTGGAAGTAGGTACAGAAGGTAAACTGGGCGGCCAGGCCAAGGTGCAGGGCGTAGGTGGCACCTGGAAAGACCTCACGGACTCTGTAAACCAGATGGCCAGCAACCTTACAGCGCAGGTGCGCAACATTGCGGAAGTGACCACCGCCGTGGCCAAGGGCGACCTGTCGCGCAAGATCACGGTGGATGTAAAAGGCGAGATCTCCGAATTGAAAAACACCATCAACACGATGGTGGACCAGCTCAACGCATTTGGCTCTGAAGTAACGCGCGTGGCGCGTGAAGTAGGCTCTGAAGGAAAGCTGGGCGGCCAGGCCTCTGTGCCCGGCGTGGAAGGCCTCTGGAAAGACCTTACGGATTCTGTAAATAAAATGGCGAGCAACCTGACCTCCCAGGTGCGCAACATTGCGGAAGTAACCACCGCAGTGGCCAACGGGGACCTTTCCCGTAAGATCGAGGTGGACGTAAAAGGGGAGATCCTGGAATTGAAGAACACCATCAACACGATGGTGGAACAGCTGCGCGCTTTTGCGTCGGAAGTAACGCGCGTGGCGCGCGAAGTAGGTACGGATGGTAAGCTGGGCGGCCAGGCGTTTGTGCCCGGTGTAGGCGGTACCTGGAAAGACCTTACGGATTCTGTGAACCAGATGGCCAGCAACCTGACCGCGCAGGTGCGTAACATTGCGGAAGTGGCCATTGCGGTGGCCAACGGTGATATGTCCAAGAAGATCACCGTGGATACCCGCGGGGAGATCCTCCAGCTGAAGGAAACGCTGAACACGATGGTGGACCAGCTGCGCGCCTTTGCATCGGAAGTAACGCGCGTGGCGCGTGAAGTAGGTACGGACGGTAAGCTGGGTGGCCAGGCGTTTGTACCCGGTGTGGCCGGTACCTGGAAAGACCTGACGGACTCCGTAAACCAGATGACGGGCAACCTGACCTCCCAGGTGCGCAACATTGCGGAAGTGACCAAGGCCGTGGCTTCCGGCGACCTGTCCAAGAAAGTGACCATCGACGTAAAGGGTGAGATCTTTGACCTGAAAAATACCATCAATACCATGGTGGACCAGCTGAACTCCTTTGCCTATGAAGTAACGCGCGTGGCACGTGAAGTGGGCACGGAAGGTAAGCTGGGTGGCCAGGCGGAAGTGCAGGGCGTGGCCGGTACCTGGAAAGACCTTACAGACTCTGTGAACATGATGGCCTCTAACCTCACCAACCAGGTGCGCGGCATTGCCAAAGTGGTGACCGCGGTGGCTACCGGTAACCTGAAGCAGAAGCTCTCCATCGTATCGCGCGGGGAAGTGGCGCAGCTTACAGAGACCATCAATGAAATGATCGATACGCTGGCACTGTTTGCAGACCAGGTGACCACCGTGGCCCGCGAAGTGGGTGTGGAAGGGCGTTTGGGCGGACAAGCCTCTGTGCCCGGCGCATCCGGTATCTGGAAAAACCTGACGGAAAACGTGAACCAGCTGGCAGAGAACCTTACCACGCAGGTGCGCGCCATTTCTGAAGTAGCATCCGCGGTAACGAAAGGAGACCTTACCCAGATGATCCGTGTGGATGCGAAAGGGGAAGTGGAAGAACTGAAGGATACCATTAACCAGATGATCGCTAACCTGAAGGCCACTACGCTGGTAAACCAGGAGCAGGACTGGCTGAAATCCAACCTGGCGAAATTCACCCAGATGCTGCAGGGCCAGAAAGACCTGAACACGGTAACCCGCCGTATCCTGTCTGAACTGGCGCAGGTAGTGAATGCGCAAATGGGGATGGTGTACATCCTGGAGCAGGATGAAAACCAGCAGAACAAAAAACTGAAACTTTTCTCCGCTTATGCATTTAACGGGGACCTGAATATCAACCGTGAATACGAGCTGGGACAAGGCCTGGTAGGCCAGTGCGCGGTGGACAAGGAAAAGATCCTGCTCACCAATGTGCCGCGTGATTATGTGCGCATCAGCTCCGGCATAGGCGATGCTTCGCCCATGAACCTCATCATCCTGCCGGTATTGTTTGAAAAAGAGATCAAGGCGGTGATTGAACTGGCCTCTTTTGAGCCCTTCTCTGAGATCCACTCTGACTTCTTAAGCCAGCTCACGGAAAGTATCGGCATCGTGTTGAACACGCTGGAGGCCAACTCCCGTACGGAAGGCCTGCTGGCGCAATCCCAGTCGCTCACGGAGGAGCTGCGCCGCACCAACGAAGAGCTGCAGGACAAGGCCCACCTGCTGGTGAAGCAAAAAGAAGAAGTGGAGCACAAGAACAAGGAAGTGGAAGAAGCGCGCCTGGCCATCGAAGAAAAAGCGGAACAGCTGCAGCTTACTTCCAAGTACAAATCCGAGTTCCTCGCCAATATGTCGCACGAGCTGCGTACGCCGCTTAACTCACTCCTCATCCTTGCACAGCAGCTGTTTGAAAACCGGGAAGGCAACCTTACGGAAAAGCAGGTGCGTTACGCAAAGACCATCCACAGTTGCGGGGATGACCTGATCCAATTGATCAACGATATCCTGGACCTGTCCAAGATCGAGTCCGGCTACATCTCTACAGACTTTATCAGCGTACGCTTCCACGAGATCACCTCTTTCGTGGAAACCACCTTCAAACATATTTCGGAGAACAAGAACCTGCGCTTCAGCATAGACCTGGACGAGCGCCTGCCGGTAAGCCTGGAAACAGACATCCAGCGCCTCAACCAGATCCTCAAGAACCTGTTATCAAACGCGTTCAAGTTCACCGAAAAAGGCGGGGTACGGTTACGCATATACGAAGCGCAGCATAACTGGAAATCCGGTTCGCACACGCTGGATGCGGCGGCCCGTGTAGTGGCCTTCGAGATCAAGGATACGGGTATTGGCATTTCCCGTGACAAGCAAAACATCATCTTTGAAGCCTTCCAGCAGGCGGAAGGTTCTACCTCCCGCAAGTACGGTGGCACGGGCCTGGGCCTCTCCATCAGCCGTGGCCTGGCAGACCTGCTGGGCGGTAGCATAGAACTGGAAAGTGAGCCCGGTGTAGGCAGTACCTTCACCTTGTTCCTGCCCCTGGACTACAACCCTGGCATACTTAAAACGGAGAAGGTGAAAGCCGCGCCTGCGGCCAAGACCAGCCTTACCGCCAGTGAATACCGCCTGGCGGAAAGTGATGAACTGGCCATCCAGAGCGTGCCTACCGTAAAAGTGAATGATGCCAAAGACCTGGAAGGGCTCAATGAGATCATCAACGAAACCGGTGATGACCGCAACAACATTATGAGCCACGACAAGGTGGTGCTCATCGTGGAGGACGACCTGCGCTTTGCCAAGATCATGATAGAGGCCGCGCATGAGCATGGCCTGAAAGTGGTGGTAGCCACTGCCTTTGGCGATGTGTTTGAGCTCACGAACAAATACAGCCCCATTGCCGTAACGCTGGATGTAAAACTGCCGGATGCCAGCGGCTGGAGGATACTGGACCTGTTCAAGAATGATATTAATTTCCGCCACATTCCCGTGCACCTGATCTCCGGTGAGGAAAACCGTGCCCTGGCCATGCAGCGCGGGGCCCGCAGCTTCCACCAGAAGCCGTTGAAGAACGAGGCCCTGGATGTGCTCTTTTCTGACATTGTGAGCTTCTTTGAGCGCAAGACCAAACGCCTGCTCATCGTGGAAGACAATGAACTGGATTCTTCCCAGATCCTGCGCATGCTGGACAACGGGGACCGGATAGAAATAACCCTGGCAAACAATGGCCGGGAAGGCCTGGACCACCTGCGCAGCCAGGACTTTGACTGCATTAACGTGGATTACATGCTGCCCGATATTGGCGGAATGGATTTCATCACGGAGATCAACTCCATCAAGAAAATGCAGATGACACCCCTGTTGGTATATTCCGCCAAGGAATTTTCGCCCCGCGAAAAAACATTGCTGAAACAGTATGCCAACAAAGTACTGCTCAAGGATGTGAACTCCCTGGACCGCCTGCTGGAAGAAACCATTATGCACCTGCACATTGACCACAAAGACCTGCTGCCGGAAAAACAAAAGGTGATTGAAAACCTGCGCAGCCAGGAAGATGTGCTGACCGGCAAAAACATACTGGTGGTGGATGATGATGTGCGCAACCTCTTTGCCCTTACCACGGCCTTTGAGCGCTATCAAATTAATACCATCACCGCGGAAAGCGGCCAGGAAGCCATCAATATCCTCAATGAGAACAAGCACGTGGACATGGTGCTGATGGATATTATGATGCCGGAAATGGATGGTTATGAAACCACGCAGAAGATCCGCCGGGAGCACAAGAACGCCCACCTGCCCATCATAGCCGTAACCGCCAAAGCCATGAAAGGCGACCGTGAGAAATGCATTGAAGCCGGGGCCTCTGACTACATCACCAAGCCGGTGAAGATAGACCAGTTGCTGTCGCTGATGCGGGTGTGGCTGTATAAATAA
- a CDS encoding sensor histidine kinase, with the protein MERPEIKILVVDDREDNLFSIETILEKDGYTIVKANSGMAALKSLLQKQDFTLILMDVQMPGMNGFETANMIYERDRLRDIPIIFITANDYGEEYIFKGYQMGGVDYIYKPIDPELLRVKVSVFVEMYRKTQQLVAQEKKLLAMNKSLEKEIQDRIISEEKIRLLNQQLLENNAHLKATNEELNRFAYVASHDLQEPLRKIMVFSDKMGFKFKDQIHPEMADYLQKITNAAERMQLLIKDLLKYSRQTSVDDDDYEVVDVKKLVQEVLSDMEVEIEQRRAVITVDDLPVLSGYPSQLRQLFQNLISNSLKFSRPDREPRIRVSATLVSDGQPGKGMPGTHYRIAIADNGIGFDPKYTDDIFVVFKRLHSYHEFAGTGVGLSICKKIVERHKGYIEASSALGEGAVFTIGLPEKHSSLQPLLRQTT; encoded by the coding sequence ATGGAAAGACCAGAAATCAAAATACTAGTAGTCGATGACCGGGAAGACAACCTGTTCTCCATCGAAACCATCCTGGAAAAGGATGGTTACACGATCGTGAAGGCGAACAGTGGTATGGCTGCCCTGAAGAGCCTGCTGCAAAAGCAGGACTTCACGCTTATCCTGATGGACGTGCAAATGCCTGGTATGAACGGGTTTGAGACGGCCAACATGATCTATGAGCGCGACAGGCTGCGCGACATTCCCATTATCTTTATTACCGCCAATGATTATGGCGAAGAGTATATTTTTAAAGGATACCAGATGGGCGGCGTGGACTACATCTACAAACCCATTGATCCTGAACTGCTGCGGGTAAAAGTGAGCGTGTTTGTGGAAATGTACCGCAAAACCCAGCAGCTGGTGGCCCAGGAAAAAAAGCTGCTGGCCATGAATAAAAGCCTGGAAAAAGAGATCCAGGACCGCATTATTTCGGAAGAAAAGATACGCCTGCTCAACCAGCAGCTGCTGGAAAATAATGCCCACCTGAAGGCTACCAACGAAGAGCTGAACCGCTTTGCCTACGTGGCTTCCCACGACCTGCAGGAGCCCCTGCGCAAGATCATGGTGTTCAGTGATAAGATGGGTTTTAAGTTCAAGGACCAGATCCACCCCGAGATGGCGGATTACCTGCAAAAGATCACCAACGCCGCGGAACGCATGCAGCTGCTCATCAAAGACCTGCTCAAATATTCCCGCCAGACCAGCGTGGATGATGATGATTACGAAGTGGTGGATGTAAAGAAACTGGTGCAGGAAGTGCTCAGCGACATGGAAGTGGAAATAGAGCAGCGCCGCGCGGTGATCACGGTAGACGACCTGCCGGTGCTCTCCGGTTATCCCAGCCAGCTACGCCAGCTGTTCCAGAACCTGATCAGCAATTCCCTGAAATTCAGCCGGCCGGACCGGGAGCCCCGCATCCGTGTGAGCGCTACCCTGGTAAGCGATGGCCAGCCTGGCAAAGGGATGCCTGGCACGCATTACCGCATTGCCATTGCAGATAATGGCATCGGCTTCGATCCTAAATACACGGATGACATTTTTGTAGTGTTCAAACGCCTGCACAGCTATCATGAATTTGCAGGTACCGGGGTGGGGCTTTCTATCTGTAAAAAGATCGTAGAACGGCACAAAGGATATATTGAGGCCAGCAGCGCCCTGGGAGAGGGGGCGGTTTTCACCATCGGCCTGCCGGAAAAACACAGCAGCCTTCAACCCCTGCTGCGGCAAACTACCTGA
- a CDS encoding response regulator, whose product MHHTTCLIIDDDPDDQEIFALALEEVGPSYQCAFANNATDALAQLQQNAVSPDYIFLDLNMPRINGLQCLAELKRMPSTRAIPVVMYSTSSEHHFSSLAMAAGATAFVSKPSRISDLVQILKDLFSRIHQK is encoded by the coding sequence ATGCATCACACGACTTGCCTGATTATTGACGATGATCCGGATGACCAGGAGATCTTTGCCCTGGCACTGGAAGAAGTAGGGCCCAGCTATCAATGCGCTTTTGCCAATAATGCTACAGATGCCCTGGCGCAGCTGCAACAAAATGCAGTATCGCCGGATTATATTTTCCTGGACCTGAATATGCCGCGCATCAACGGGCTGCAATGCCTGGCGGAACTGAAAAGGATGCCATCCACCAGGGCTATCCCGGTGGTGATGTATTCCACCTCGTCGGAGCATCATTTCTCTTCCCTGGCCATGGCGGCAGGGGCCACCGCCTTTGTGAGCAAGCCCTCCCGCATCAGTGACCTGGTGCAGATCCTGAAGGACCTCTTTTCCCGGATCCATCAAAAGTAA
- the glgX gene encoding glycogen debranching protein GlgX has translation MSISTYPGSPYPLGATWDGKGVNFALYADNATGVTLCLFKDPADPNPEMVVFKERTHQVWHAYLPGLQPGQVYGYRVAGPYEPANGHRYNEHKLLIDPYAKAIAGVIDWHDALFGYKIGDAAEDLSFSEEDSAPYLPKCVVIDPRFDWEDDTPPRIAYHDSIIYEAHVKGFTKLHPDIPEPLRGTYAGIGHEVTINYLKALGITAIELMPVHHFVVDRYLLDKGLTNYWGYNTIGFFAPDARYASQGVQGQQVQEFKQMVKNLHKAGIEVIIDVVYNHTGEGSHLGPTLSFRGIDNASYYRLTDDKRYYMDYTGTGNTMNANLPNVLRLIMDSLRYWIAEMHVDGFRFDLAATLARELHEVHRLSAFFDIIHQDPMISQVKLIAEPWDIGEGGYQVGKFPPGWAEWNGLYRDCIRDYWRGEDRTLPEFAQRFTGSADLYKDDYRTPGASINFITAHDGFTLLDLVSYNDKHNDANKDNNTDGESHNRSWNCGAEGPTDDAGINALRKKQQRNFLATLFLSQGVPMIVAGDECGRTQQGNNNAYCQDNEISWINWTRADVELLSFTRHLIQLRINHPAFHRRRWFQGQPIRARAAEDIAWFTPEGQEMGQEQWDAAFAKSVGIFLNGHGLHAVGPHGEQMIDDSFYIIFNAHHDALDFMLPEPKYGKQWCVMLDTDKATLPEKDSSPVCKSGETIPVAGRSIVLLKAGTGKQGSVPIA, from the coding sequence ATGAGCATCTCCACTTACCCTGGCAGTCCTTACCCGCTGGGCGCCACCTGGGATGGCAAAGGCGTCAACTTTGCCCTTTATGCAGACAACGCCACCGGTGTAACACTTTGCCTGTTTAAAGACCCGGCAGACCCCAACCCGGAAATGGTTGTTTTTAAAGAACGCACCCACCAGGTGTGGCATGCCTACCTCCCGGGCCTGCAACCCGGGCAGGTATACGGCTACCGCGTGGCCGGCCCCTACGAGCCGGCAAACGGGCACCGGTACAATGAACATAAACTGCTCATAGACCCTTATGCCAAGGCTATTGCCGGCGTCATTGACTGGCACGATGCGTTGTTTGGCTACAAGATAGGCGATGCAGCGGAAGACCTCAGTTTCAGCGAAGAAGACAGCGCGCCTTACCTGCCCAAGTGTGTGGTGATAGACCCGCGGTTTGACTGGGAAGACGACACCCCGCCCCGCATCGCTTACCACGACAGCATTATTTACGAAGCCCATGTAAAAGGCTTTACCAAACTGCACCCGGACATACCGGAGCCACTGCGTGGCACCTACGCGGGTATTGGCCACGAAGTGACCATCAACTACCTGAAAGCACTGGGCATTACAGCCATAGAGCTGATGCCCGTGCACCATTTTGTAGTGGACCGCTACCTGCTGGACAAGGGGCTTACCAACTACTGGGGATATAACACCATCGGCTTCTTTGCGCCGGATGCGCGCTATGCCAGCCAGGGTGTACAGGGCCAGCAGGTGCAGGAGTTTAAACAAATGGTGAAGAACCTGCACAAAGCCGGCATAGAAGTGATCATAGACGTGGTGTACAACCATACCGGCGAAGGCAGCCACCTGGGTCCTACCTTGAGTTTCAGGGGCATTGACAATGCATCTTACTACCGCCTTACGGATGATAAGCGCTATTACATGGACTACACCGGCACCGGCAATACGATGAATGCCAACCTGCCCAATGTGCTGCGCCTTATCATGGACAGCCTGCGGTACTGGATAGCAGAGATGCACGTGGATGGCTTCCGCTTTGACCTGGCGGCCACCCTGGCGCGGGAACTGCATGAAGTGCACCGCCTCTCCGCTTTCTTTGACATCATCCACCAGGACCCCATGATCTCCCAGGTGAAGCTGATCGCAGAGCCGTGGGATATCGGGGAAGGCGGCTACCAGGTAGGCAAGTTCCCCCCGGGATGGGCGGAGTGGAATGGCCTGTACCGCGACTGCATCCGGGACTACTGGCGGGGGGAAGACAGGACCCTGCCGGAATTTGCCCAGCGCTTTACCGGCAGCGCAGACCTGTACAAGGATGACTACCGCACCCCCGGGGCCAGCATTAATTTCATCACCGCGCATGACGGATTCACGCTGCTGGACCTGGTGTCTTACAACGATAAGCACAATGATGCGAACAAGGATAATAATACAGACGGGGAAAGCCATAACCGCAGCTGGAACTGCGGCGCAGAAGGGCCCACAGACGATGCCGGCATCAACGCACTGCGGAAAAAACAACAGCGTAATTTCCTGGCGACCCTGTTCCTGAGCCAGGGCGTGCCGATGATCGTAGCGGGCGATGAATGCGGCCGCACGCAACAGGGCAATAACAATGCTTACTGCCAGGATAATGAGATCTCCTGGATAAACTGGACGAGGGCCGATGTGGAACTGCTCTCCTTTACCCGCCACCTGATACAGCTGCGTATTAACCATCCCGCGTTTCACCGGCGGCGCTGGTTCCAGGGGCAGCCCATCCGCGCGCGGGCCGCAGAGGATATTGCCTGGTTTACACCGGAAGGCCAGGAAATGGGCCAGGAGCAATGGGATGCCGCCTTTGCAAAATCTGTCGGTATTTTCCTGAACGGGCACGGGCTGCACGCTGTGGGGCCGCACGGGGAGCAGATGATAGACGATAGTTTTTACATCATTTTCAATGCACACCATGATGCCCTGGACTTTATGCTGCCAGAGCCAAAATATGGCAAGCAGTGGTGTGTAATGCTGGATACCGATAAGGCAACCCTGCCGGAAAAAGATAGCAGTCCTGTATGTAAGAGTGGGGAAACCATCCCGGTGGCCGGCAGGTCCATCGTATTATTAAAAGCGGGAACGGGGAAACAAGGCAGCGTACCTATAGCTTAA